One window of Mesorhizobium loti R88b genomic DNA carries:
- a CDS encoding serine hydrolase domain-containing protein, with protein sequence MTSYRNSDPAPPIMQGSPPAMVPPKLDWDRPPWNRWAFQHIREILPTAEVWRGNGHRHRLERAEVDLDGLAVEDSEGKPTSLAGLLDETYTDGFLVLKHGKVAYERYFNGMDERTLHLSQSMAKSVTGAVFGILAGRGLIDPARPVTDYLPELASTGWAGASVQHVLDMTTGVRFSEEYTDRYSDIGQVDVATGWKPVPPGSDPEFRWPSHMYELILGLKDTVRPHGAQFEYRSIETDVLAFIMERVTGKRLPQLVSEELWQKLGVDESACFTVDSAGYAVADGGFNATLRDYGRFGQMILDNGGGIVPADWIEATRNGKHGADFGPSLPEGSYRNQFWIENPSSRALMCRGVFGQMIHIDWNTGMVVVKLSTWPDFSNLAYGMATLKAVHAIAAALA encoded by the coding sequence ATGACATCTTACCGCAACAGCGATCCGGCGCCGCCGATCATGCAGGGCTCGCCGCCCGCCATGGTGCCGCCGAAGCTCGACTGGGACCGGCCGCCGTGGAACCGCTGGGCGTTCCAGCACATCCGCGAAATCCTGCCGACCGCCGAAGTCTGGCGCGGCAACGGCCATCGCCATCGTCTCGAACGCGCCGAGGTCGATCTCGACGGGCTGGCGGTCGAGGACAGCGAGGGCAAGCCGACATCGCTCGCCGGGCTGCTCGACGAGACCTACACGGACGGCTTCCTGGTGCTCAAGCACGGCAAGGTCGCCTATGAGCGCTATTTCAATGGTATGGACGAGCGCACGCTGCATCTGTCGCAGTCGATGGCCAAGTCCGTCACCGGCGCGGTGTTCGGCATACTGGCCGGACGCGGCCTGATCGATCCAGCCAGGCCGGTCACTGATTACCTGCCGGAACTCGCCAGCACCGGCTGGGCCGGCGCCAGCGTCCAGCACGTGCTCGACATGACGACCGGGGTGCGGTTCTCAGAGGAGTATACCGACCGCTATTCCGACATCGGCCAGGTCGATGTCGCCACCGGCTGGAAGCCGGTGCCGCCGGGCAGCGATCCGGAGTTTCGCTGGCCCTCGCATATGTATGAGCTGATCCTGGGCTTGAAGGACACGGTCCGTCCGCATGGCGCCCAGTTCGAGTATCGCTCGATCGAGACGGACGTGCTCGCCTTCATCATGGAGCGGGTGACGGGCAAGCGTCTGCCGCAGCTGGTTTCCGAAGAGCTCTGGCAAAAGCTCGGCGTCGATGAAAGCGCCTGCTTCACCGTCGACAGCGCCGGCTATGCCGTGGCTGATGGCGGCTTCAACGCCACGCTGCGCGACTATGGCCGCTTCGGCCAGATGATCCTCGACAATGGCGGCGGCATCGTTCCCGCCGACTGGATCGAGGCGACGCGTAACGGGAAGCATGGGGCGGACTTCGGCCCCAGCCTGCCTGAAGGCAGCTACCGCAACCAGTTCTGGATCGAGAATCCCAGCTCGCGCGCGTTGATGTGCCGGGGCGTATTCGGACAGATGATCCATATCGATTGGAACACGGGAATGGTCGTGGTGAAGCTTTCGACCTGGCCGGATTTCAGCAATCTCGCCTACGGCATGGCGACGCTGAAGGCGGTGCACGCCATCGCCGCCGCGCTCGCCTGA
- a CDS encoding serine hydrolase domain-containing protein: MTGKTAFETRYGFRRNEVLLANWRENPFNRWSFQNLGELVPTARVTAIPGGTESPMQDMSGLIGEKVSVASAPETVAEFLARSSTDALTVMKGGKIIGDWFAPHMDFGARHIIFSISKSVTSIIAGILEGEGVFDPEAPVTQYIPEAAGSAYGDATARHVLDMSVSLDFEEAYLDPESAFARYRRATLWNPGGGTESLREFILSLQRLAEPHGQTFRYRSPNSDLLGLLLERASGQRFTDLMRERLWLPLGAVSEASIGVDMEGTARTAGGISVTPRDLARIGEMMRQGGTANGRRIVPEAWVRDTTSTGGSVEAWQRGAMLPLFPKGRYRNKWYQTGHENGAYCGIGIHGQWLYVDPKMEVVISKMSSQPEPVDDPLDLEIVAFFETLSRMV; the protein is encoded by the coding sequence ATGACCGGCAAGACCGCGTTCGAGACCCGCTACGGCTTTCGCCGCAACGAAGTGCTGCTCGCCAATTGGCGGGAAAACCCGTTCAACCGATGGTCGTTCCAGAACCTCGGCGAACTGGTGCCGACGGCGCGCGTGACGGCAATCCCGGGTGGGACCGAGTCCCCCATGCAAGACATGAGTGGCCTGATAGGCGAAAAGGTTTCGGTGGCCAGCGCGCCGGAGACAGTGGCCGAGTTCCTCGCGCGCTCCAGCACCGATGCGCTGACGGTGATGAAGGGCGGCAAGATCATTGGTGACTGGTTCGCGCCGCATATGGATTTCGGCGCCCGCCACATCATCTTTTCGATCAGCAAGTCGGTGACATCAATTATCGCCGGCATATTGGAAGGCGAGGGGGTGTTCGATCCGGAAGCGCCGGTAACGCAGTACATTCCCGAAGCCGCCGGCTCGGCCTATGGTGATGCCACCGCGCGGCATGTGCTCGACATGAGCGTCAGCCTCGATTTCGAGGAGGCCTATCTCGATCCGGAAAGCGCCTTTGCCCGCTACCGCCGCGCCACGCTGTGGAACCCGGGTGGTGGCACGGAAAGCCTGCGCGAATTCATCCTGAGCCTGCAGCGGCTTGCCGAGCCGCATGGTCAGACTTTCCGCTACCGTTCGCCCAATTCCGATCTGCTCGGCCTGCTGCTCGAGCGCGCGTCTGGGCAGCGCTTCACCGACCTGATGCGCGAGAGACTGTGGCTGCCGCTTGGCGCCGTCAGTGAAGCCTCGATCGGCGTCGACATGGAAGGCACGGCGCGCACCGCCGGCGGCATTTCGGTGACACCGCGCGACCTGGCGCGCATCGGCGAGATGATGCGGCAAGGTGGAACCGCCAATGGCCGCCGCATCGTGCCGGAAGCCTGGGTTCGTGACACGACCAGCACCGGCGGCAGTGTGGAAGCCTGGCAGCGCGGCGCGATGCTGCCACTGTTTCCCAAGGGCCGTTACCGCAACAAATGGTACCAGACCGGACACGAGAACGGCGCCTATTGCGGCATCGGCATCCACGGCCAGTGGCTTTATGTCGACCCGAAGATGGAAGTCGTCATATCCAAGATGTCTTCGCAGCCAGAGCCGGTGGATGACCCGCTGGATCTCGAGATTGTCGCTTTCTTCGAGACGCTGAGCCGGATGGTTTGA
- a CDS encoding Tex family protein: MASDIKRIAAVIAAEIKARPEQAAAAIELLDEGATVPFVARYRKEVTGGLDDTQLRDLAERLSYLRELDARRDTILGSIREQGKLTAELEGKIVAAATKAELEDIYLPYKPKRRTKAEIARERGLGLLAEAILANRSLVPAELALAYITEEVADAKAALDSARDILSEQFAENADLVGKLRTYMKDRAFMRARVVDGKQEAGAKFSDYFDHVERWANVPSHRALAMLRGRNEEVLSLDIEVDADDTSPVKPVERMIANTYAIGGSLPGDRWLMDVAGWTWRIKLSLHLTLDLMRDLRERAEEEAIHVFARNLKDLLLAAPAGSRATMGLDPGIRTGVKVAVVDGTGKVLTTTTVYPFPPKNDVRGTQAELAKLIRLHKVELISIGNGTGSRETEKLVADMLSDMPSDGGPKPLKVIVSEAGASVYSASATAAAEFPGLDVSLRGAVSIARRLQDPLAELVKIEPKSIGVGQYQHDVDQYRLGRSLEAVVEDAVNAVGVDLNTASAPLLARVSGLGASLADAIVAHRDATGPFASRKDLLKVPRLGPRAFEQSAGFLRIANGSEPLDASSVHPEAYGVAKKIVAACGRDVRSLMGDSAALKALDPRVFVDERFGLPTVRDILAELEKPGRDPRPGFKTATFADGVDDINDLKPGMLLEGTVTNVAAFGAFVDIGVHQDGLVHVSQLADRFIKDAHEVVKAGDVVKVRVVDVDIKRKRIALSMRKDGGEGGASKGGPRDNGGGRPAPRSPAPQRQPERPAQQGAFGAALADALKRK; encoded by the coding sequence ATGGCATCCGACATCAAGCGCATCGCAGCGGTCATCGCGGCCGAGATCAAGGCACGGCCTGAACAGGCGGCCGCGGCGATCGAGCTGCTCGACGAAGGCGCGACGGTGCCGTTCGTGGCGCGTTACCGCAAGGAGGTGACCGGCGGGCTCGACGACACGCAACTGCGCGACCTTGCCGAGCGGCTGTCCTATCTGCGCGAACTCGACGCCCGCCGCGACACCATCCTGGGTTCGATCCGCGAACAGGGAAAGCTGACCGCCGAGCTCGAGGGCAAGATCGTCGCCGCCGCCACCAAGGCGGAGCTGGAAGACATCTACCTGCCCTACAAGCCCAAGCGCCGGACCAAGGCCGAGATCGCCAGGGAGCGCGGGTTGGGGCTGTTGGCGGAGGCCATTCTTGCCAACCGCTCGCTGGTGCCCGCTGAACTGGCTCTCGCCTATATCACCGAAGAGGTGGCCGATGCCAAGGCGGCGCTCGACAGCGCGCGCGACATCCTGTCGGAACAGTTCGCCGAGAATGCCGATCTGGTCGGCAAATTGCGCACCTACATGAAGGACCGCGCCTTCATGCGCGCCCGGGTGGTCGACGGCAAGCAGGAGGCCGGCGCGAAATTCTCCGACTATTTCGACCATGTCGAGCGCTGGGCCAATGTGCCGAGCCACCGTGCGCTGGCCATGTTGCGCGGCCGCAACGAGGAGGTCCTGTCGCTCGACATCGAGGTCGATGCCGACGACACGTCGCCGGTGAAGCCGGTCGAGCGGATGATTGCCAATACCTATGCCATTGGCGGCAGCCTGCCTGGCGATCGCTGGCTGATGGACGTCGCCGGCTGGACCTGGCGCATCAAACTGTCGCTGCACCTGACGCTCGACCTCATGCGCGACCTGCGTGAGCGCGCCGAGGAAGAGGCGATCCACGTCTTTGCCCGCAACCTCAAGGATTTGCTGCTTGCAGCACCCGCCGGCTCGCGGGCCACGATGGGGCTCGACCCCGGCATCCGCACCGGCGTCAAGGTGGCGGTGGTCGACGGCACCGGCAAGGTGCTGACGACGACGACCGTTTATCCGTTTCCCCCAAAGAACGATGTGCGCGGCACGCAGGCTGAGTTGGCGAAGCTCATCCGCCTGCACAAGGTCGAGTTGATCTCGATCGGCAACGGCACCGGCAGCCGCGAGACGGAGAAGCTGGTTGCCGACATGCTGTCCGACATGCCTTCCGATGGCGGGCCGAAGCCACTGAAGGTGATCGTCAGTGAAGCCGGCGCCTCGGTCTATTCGGCATCGGCGACGGCGGCGGCGGAATTCCCCGGCCTCGACGTGTCGCTGCGCGGCGCGGTGTCGATCGCGCGGCGGCTGCAGGATCCGCTCGCCGAACTGGTCAAGATCGAGCCGAAATCGATCGGCGTCGGCCAGTACCAGCACGATGTCGACCAGTACCGGCTCGGCCGCTCGCTGGAAGCGGTGGTCGAGGATGCGGTCAACGCGGTTGGCGTCGACCTCAACACCGCCTCGGCGCCGTTGCTGGCACGGGTTTCAGGCCTTGGCGCATCGCTGGCCGACGCCATTGTCGCGCATCGCGACGCGACCGGTCCCTTCGCCAGCCGCAAGGATTTGCTCAAGGTGCCGCGGCTTGGGCCGCGCGCGTTCGAACAATCCGCCGGCTTCCTGCGCATCGCCAATGGCAGCGAGCCGCTCGATGCCTCGTCGGTACATCCGGAAGCCTATGGCGTGGCCAAGAAGATCGTTGCCGCCTGCGGCCGCGATGTGCGCTCGCTGATGGGTGACAGCGCCGCGCTCAAAGCGCTCGACCCGCGTGTCTTCGTAGACGAACGCTTTGGGCTGCCGACGGTGCGCGACATTCTTGCCGAGTTGGAAAAGCCCGGCCGCGACCCGCGCCCCGGCTTCAAGACGGCGACCTTTGCCGACGGCGTTGACGACATCAACGATCTGAAACCCGGCATGCTGCTGGAAGGCACGGTCACCAATGTCGCCGCCTTCGGCGCTTTCGTCGATATCGGCGTGCACCAGGACGGGCTGGTGCATGTCTCGCAACTGGCCGACCGGTTCATCAAGGACGCGCATGAGGTGGTCAAAGCCGGCGATGTGGTCAAGGTGCGTGTCGTCGACGTCGACATCAAGCGCAAGCGCATCGCGCTTTCCATGCGCAAGGACGGCGGTGAGGGCGGCGCGTCCAAAGGCGGGCCGCGCGACAATGGTGGCGGCAGGCCGGCGCCACGTTCACCGGCGCCACAACGCCAGCCGGAGCGGCCGGCCCAGCAAGGCGCGTTCGGCGCGGCGCTGGCCGATGCACTGAAGCGGAAGTAG
- a CDS encoding LysR family transcriptional regulator: MSVQRRLLPNISALAAFEAVARLGSFTAAAQELDLTQGAVSRQIRLLEDQFGRRLFERDSRNVRLSTAGEIYAEAVRSALGQLRDAALGLMSNRHSGILNLAILPTFGTRWLMPMIPDFVENSPDITINFVTRVGRFDFVRERLDAAIHYGPPDWPEADSTLLVRETVAPVVSPAFLAGRAIATPANIGRLPLLHMATRPGAWTEWFEHQGLSAPTGPGMQFEQFGTVAQACMAGLGVALLPLILIAGELQRGQLVPAPGQPMQSRSAYYLVVPHDKRGHPPVASFRDWLLGQVEKEPAVLAW, encoded by the coding sequence ATGAGTGTCCAGCGCCGCCTTTTGCCCAACATCAGCGCCCTCGCCGCCTTCGAGGCGGTGGCCCGTCTTGGCAGTTTCACCGCCGCCGCTCAGGAGCTGGATTTGACTCAAGGCGCCGTCAGCCGGCAGATCAGGCTGCTCGAAGATCAGTTCGGTCGACGATTGTTCGAACGTGATAGTCGCAATGTCCGGCTGTCGACAGCAGGCGAAATTTACGCCGAGGCGGTACGCTCTGCCTTGGGCCAATTGCGCGATGCAGCCCTGGGATTGATGAGCAATCGGCATAGTGGCATCCTGAACCTGGCCATATTGCCGACCTTCGGCACGCGTTGGCTGATGCCGATGATCCCCGATTTTGTCGAGAACAGCCCCGACATCACCATCAACTTCGTCACCCGCGTCGGCCGCTTCGACTTTGTCAGGGAGCGGCTGGATGCTGCGATCCACTACGGCCCGCCGGACTGGCCGGAAGCGGACTCCACGCTCTTGGTGCGCGAAACGGTGGCGCCGGTGGTGTCACCCGCATTCCTCGCCGGCCGTGCCATCGCCACGCCGGCCAATATTGGCCGCCTGCCGCTTCTGCATATGGCGACGCGGCCGGGCGCCTGGACCGAATGGTTCGAGCACCAGGGCCTGAGCGCGCCGACCGGACCGGGCATGCAGTTCGAACAGTTCGGCACCGTCGCCCAGGCCTGCATGGCCGGGCTCGGCGTGGCGCTGTTGCCACTCATCCTCATCGCCGGCGAATTGCAGCGCGGCCAGCTGGTGCCGGCGCCCGGCCAGCCCATGCAAAGCCGCAGCGCCTATTATCTCGTCGTCCCGCACGACAAGCGCGGCCACCCGCCGGTCGCCAGTTTTCGCGACTGGCTGCTGGGCCAGGTGGAGAAGGAGCCGGCTGTTCTGGCCTGGTAG
- a CDS encoding acyl-CoA dehydrogenase: MAADKNAFVWEDPFLIEDQLSEEERMVRDGAAAFAADKLAPRIEDAYLNETFDTAIFREMGDAGLLGINIPEEFGGLGANYVTYGLVAREVERVDSGYRSMMSVQSSLVMYPIYAYGSDEQRKKYLPKLASGEWIGCFGLTEPDAGSDPGGMKTRAEKTAKGYKLSGSKMWISNAPVADVFVVWAKLKGENGKDEIRGFVLEKGMKGLSAPKIGGKLSLRASITGEVVMEGVEVGEDALLPNAKGLGGPFGCLNRARYGISWGSMGAAEDCWHRARQYGLDRKQFGKPLAGTQLYQKKLADMQTEIALALQASLRVGRLLDEGKMAPEMISIVKRNNCGKALDIARQARDMHGGNGIQIGYHVMRHAQNLETVNTYEGTHDVHALILGRAQTGIQAFF; this comes from the coding sequence ATGGCCGCCGACAAGAATGCATTCGTCTGGGAAGATCCGTTCCTGATCGAGGACCAGCTTTCGGAAGAGGAGCGCATGGTGCGTGACGGCGCGGCGGCCTTTGCCGCCGACAAGCTGGCGCCACGCATCGAGGACGCCTACCTCAACGAGACCTTCGACACGGCGATTTTTCGCGAGATGGGCGATGCCGGCTTGCTTGGCATCAATATCCCGGAAGAATTCGGCGGGCTTGGCGCCAACTATGTCACCTACGGGCTGGTGGCGCGGGAAGTCGAACGCGTCGACTCGGGCTATCGCTCGATGATGTCGGTGCAGTCGTCGCTGGTGATGTATCCAATCTACGCCTATGGCTCGGATGAACAGCGCAAGAAATATCTGCCCAAGCTCGCCAGCGGCGAATGGATCGGCTGCTTTGGCCTGACCGAGCCGGATGCCGGCTCCGACCCCGGCGGGATGAAGACGCGCGCCGAGAAGACCGCCAAGGGCTACAAACTTTCCGGCTCCAAGATGTGGATTTCCAACGCGCCGGTCGCCGACGTGTTCGTCGTCTGGGCGAAGCTGAAGGGCGAGAACGGTAAGGACGAGATCCGTGGCTTCGTGCTGGAAAAGGGCATGAAGGGGCTGTCGGCGCCGAAGATCGGCGGCAAGCTCAGCCTCCGCGCGTCGATCACCGGCGAAGTGGTGATGGAAGGCGTCGAGGTCGGCGAGGACGCGCTGCTGCCCAACGCCAAGGGCCTTGGCGGCCCGTTTGGCTGCCTTAACAGGGCCCGTTATGGCATTTCCTGGGGCTCGATGGGTGCGGCGGAAGATTGCTGGCATCGCGCCCGCCAGTATGGCCTCGACCGCAAGCAGTTCGGCAAGCCGCTGGCCGGCACGCAGCTTTACCAGAAGAAACTCGCCGACATGCAGACCGAGATCGCGCTGGCCTTGCAGGCTTCGCTGCGCGTCGGGCGCCTGCTCGATGAAGGCAAGATGGCGCCGGAAATGATCTCGATCGTCAAGCGCAACAATTGCGGCAAGGCGCTCGACATCGCCCGCCAGGCGCGCGACATGCATGGCGGCAACGGCATCCAGATCGGATACCACGTCATGCGCCACGCGCAGAACCTGGAAACCGTCAACACCTATGAGGGCACGCATGACGTGCACGCGCTGATCCTGGGAAGGGCGCAGACGGGCATTCAGGCGTTTTTCTAA